From the Brassica napus cultivar Da-Ae chromosome A8, Da-Ae, whole genome shotgun sequence genome, one window contains:
- the LOC106360427 gene encoding sodium/calcium exchanger NCL — translation MRFRSLISLLFLLFFTSSAYARLVSLHPSSTDLISDGVNGEPLINSRSIIKTVVSAEEKEEACEQTYGFMPCTKTALGNVFLILVYGFLMFTAATYLSAGSELLLEILGPGIVGGLFLPMLGALPDAMLIMVSGLSGDAATAQTQVSVGMGLLAGSTVMLLTVIWGTCTVVGKCDLRDSIAVNNQDTKGFHLKDSGVTVDVWTSYAARIMAISVIPFIIVQLPQMLDSTSGRHLAVLVALILSVLMLISYCVYQVFQPWIQRRRLAFAKHKHVISGILRHLKQHALGRLLNDEGQPDEHVIRRLFETIDANKDGHLSAAELKALIIGISFEDIDFDKDDAVGKVLQDFDKTLDEQVDQEEFVRGIKRWLIQAMGAAGPSGPDAGPRTMKFLDHFHVQTKREHALLGDNENGENDEESGEVADPKWITIKAALLLLLGAAIAAAFADPLVDTVNNFSAATGIPSFFISFIALPLATNSSEAVSAIIFASRKKIRTASLTFSELCGGVTMNNILCLSVFLAIVYLRGLTWNFSSEVLVILIVCLVMGGFASFRTTYPLWTCFIAYLLYPFSLGLVYILDYWFGWS, via the exons ATGAGATTCAGATCTCTgatctctctcctcttcctcctcttcttcacttCCTCCGCTTACGCTCGACTCGTCTCCCTACATCCATCTTCCACTGATCTCATCTCCGATGGAGTCAACGGCGAACCTCTCATCAACTCCAGATCGATCATCAAAACTGTGGTCTCTGccgaagagaaagaggaagcttGTGAACAGACATATGGGTTCATGCCGTGCACTAAAACAGCGCTTGGGAACGTGTTCTTGATCTTGGTTTATGGGTTTCTCATGTTCACGGCGGCGACGTATCTCTCCGCCGGAAGTGAGCTTTTGCTCGAGATCTTGGGTCCTGGAATCGTCGGTGGCTTGTTTTTACCGATGCTCGGAGCTCTTCCTGACGCTATGCTGATCATGG TGTCTGGTCTCTCTGGAGACGCGGCAACTGCACAAACCCAAGTCTCTGTGGGAATGGGTTTGCTCGCTGGCTCCACCGTTATGCTTCTCACTGTCATCTGGGGAACTTGCACTGTTGTTGGCAAGTGTGACCTTCGTGATTCCATTGCTGTAAATAACCAAGACACCAAAGGCTTCCATCTCAAAG ATTCTGGTGTAACTGTTGATGTTTGGACCAGCTATGCTGCAAGAATCATGGCTATATCGGTTATACCGTTCATCATTGTCCAGCTTCCACAGATGTTGGACTCAACTTCTGGAAGACATTTGGCTGTGTTGGTTGCTCTTATCCTCTCGGTTCTTATGTTGATCTCATACTGTGTATATCAG GTCTTCCAACCATGGATCCAAAGGAGACGGCTTGCTTTTGCAAAGCACAAGCATGTTATATCAGGAATCTTAAGGCACTTGAAACAACATGCTTTGGGAAGGCTTCTTAATGATGAAGGTCAGCCTGATGAACATGTCATTCGAAG GTTGTTTGAGACAATTGATGCAAACAAGGACGGACACTTATCAGCAGCTGAGCTTAAGGCGCTTATCATTGGAATCAGCTTTGAGGATATAGATTTTGACAAGGATGATGCTGTGGGAAAAGTTCTTCAAGATTTTGACAAGACTCTTGATGAACAAGTTGATCAAGAAGAGTTTGTCCGTGGGATTAAGCGTTGGCTTATTCAGGCAATGGGAGCTGCTGGTCCTTCTGGTCCTGATGCCGGTCCTCGAACCATGAAGTTCCTTGATCATTTCCATGTg CAAACAAAGAGAGAGCATGCTCTGTTGGGAGACAATGAAAATGGCGAGAATGATGAGGAATCAGGGGAGGTTGCAGATCCAAAATGGATCACCATTAAAGCAGCTTTGTTGCTACTTTTAGGAGCAGCCATTGCTGCTGCGTTTGCTGATCCTTTGGTCGACACAGTTAACAACTTCTCCGCAGCCACAGGGATCCCATCTTTCTTCATTTCCTTCATTGCTTTGCCTTTAGCCACCAACTCAAGTGAAGCTGTCTCTGCCATCATCTTTGCCTCTCGCAAAAAGATCAGAACCGCCTCCTTAACTTTCTCCGAGCTATGTGGTGGAGTGACAATGAACAACATTCTCTGTCTCTCTGTGTTCTTAGCGATCGTTTACCTTAGAGGATTAACGTGGAACTTCTCATCAGAAGTGTTGGTGATCCTCATAGTTTGTCTGGTGATGGGAGGTTTTGCTAGCTTCCGCACAACGTATCCTCTATGGACATGTTTCATAGCATACTTGCTTTACCCATTCTCTTTGGGTCTGGTCTATATTCTCGATTACTGGTTTGGCTGGTCTTAG
- the LOC106351252 gene encoding uncharacterized protein LOC106351252 has product MNLSSSSESLIDDLLDDYWFFENLFTRRSRVLRYCHSDPYPSSSSSLTSPEKVGDLDEKKSLEASTGRCLIRAASIDGRKGETKQFSEKTRVQEPRPVGSFLRQKEPVVLPKSAGSCSAPGKIQEASTDRCLVRAPSLPPRIEKRNVDYEAKKMISKLTRQFSEKIRVLEPKTTGERYLHKKKRNSERNMTEGGSSSSSSSSSVKISLQRTQTMPNNIREEDELEDHETDSRMGFLIREALASSQNVPKVSINPRQRPPRQLRSEETVMVKQGSSSSKTLRKTVSSIETTKEIQRLKGYDDQLVEPHGLATPPRVPKDSRKEMKDQIKFWARAVASNVRQEC; this is encoded by the exons ATGAATCTCTCAAGTTCAAGTGAATCACTTATTGATGATCTTCTAGATGATTACTGGTTCTTTGAGAACTTATTTACCAGAAGGTCGAGAGTCTTAAGGTATTGTCACTCAGATCCTtacccatcttcttcttcttctttgacatCTCCTGAAAAAGTGGGAGATTTAGATGAGAAGAAGTCTTTAGAAGCCTCCACAGGGAGATGTTTGATCAGGGCAGCTTCTATAGATGGAAGAAAAGGAGAGACAAAGCAGTTCTCTGAAAAGACTAGGGTTCAAGAACCGAGACCAGTTGGATCTTTCTTGCGGCAAAAGGAACCTGTGGTTCTTCCCAAATCTGCTGGATCTTGTTCTGCTCCAGGAAAGATTCAAGAAGCTTCCACCGACCGCTGTTTGGTCCGAGCACCCTCTTTGCCGCCTCGGATAGAAAAAAGAAATGTTGATTACGAGGCAAAGAAGATGATCAGTAAGCTGACGCGTCAGTTCTCTGAGAAGATTAGGGTTCTAGAACCGAAGACAACGGGTGAACGTTACTTGCATAAGAAGAAAAGGAATAGTGAAAGGAACATGACAGAAGgtggtagtagtagtagtagtagcagCAGCAGTGTCAAGATTAGTTTGCAAAGAACTCAAACGATGCCAAATAAcataagagaagaagatgaacttgAAGATCACGAAACCGACTCAAGAATGGGATTCTTGATCCGTGAAGCACTCGCTAGCTCACAAAATGTTCCAAAG GTTTCAATCAATCCAAGGCAGAGACCACCAAGACAGCTGAGATCAGAAGAAACTGTTATGGTCAAACAAGGAAGCTCAAGTTCCAAAACGCTGCGTAAAACGGTAAGTAGCATAGAAACAACCAAAGAGATTCAAAGGCTGAAAGGTTATGATGACCAGCTGGTCGAGCCACATGGATTAGCTACACCGCCTAGGGTTCCAAAGGATTCGAGGAAAGAAATGAAGGATCAGATCAAGTTTTGGGCTCGGGCAGTTGCTAGTAATGTCAGACAAGAGTGCTGA